From a region of the Helianthus annuus cultivar XRQ/B chromosome 5, HanXRQr2.0-SUNRISE, whole genome shotgun sequence genome:
- the LOC110940492 gene encoding putative 12-oxophytodienoate reductase 11 isoform X1, giving the protein MTEKGEKQVGEMQSPLLSPYKMGKFKLAHRVVLAPLSRGGSFGNIPQPHGGIFHYSQRTTKGGLLISEATGVSNTAQWSRETPGIWSQNQVEAWKPIVDAVHEKGGIFFCQLWHVGRKLKTEEIPLVVDEFRVAARNSIEAGFDGVEIHGAYGYLMDQFLKAKTNNRTDQYGGSLENRCRLALEIVDAIVKEIGADKVGIRLSPFSDNSNPNALGLYMARSLNAYNILYCHMIQPRMKYLGKKVDRPQSLVPMRKAFNGTFISAGEYDMESGNNAVATNQTDLVAYGRLFLANPDLPKRFELNAPLNKYEF; this is encoded by the exons ATGACGGAAAAAGGAGAAAAACAAGTGGGTGAAATGCAATCCCCTCTTCTCAGCCCATACAAAATGGGTAAATTTAAGCTCGCTCACAG AGTTGTTTTGGCACCTCTATCAAGGGGAGGATCCTTTGGAAATATCCCACAACCACATGGCGGCATCTTCCATTATTCCCAAAGAACAACCAAAGGAGGTCTTCTGATTTCTGAAGCCACAGGTGTTTCCAACACTGCCCAATG GAGTAGAGAGACACCAGGCATATGGAGCCAGAATCAAGTAGAGGCATGGAAACCTATTGTGGATGCTGTTCATGAAAAAGGTGGAATCTTTTTTTGTCAACTTTGGCATGTCGGAAGGAAGCTAAAAACAGAAGAAATTCCTCTTGTTGTTGATGAATTTAGAGTTGCTGCAAGAAATTCAATTGAAGCTG GTTTTGATGGTGTTGAGATCCATGGTGCCTATGGTTATCTAATGGACCAATTTTTGAAAGCCAAAACAAACAACCGGACAGACCAATACGGTGGCTCTCTAGAAAACCGTTGCAGACTGGCTCTAGAAATAGTAGATGCTATTGTGAAAGAGATAGGAGCAGACAAAGTTGGGATAAGACTTTCACCATTTTCAGATAACTCAAATCCAAATGCCTTAGGCCTTTACATGGCCAGATCTTTGAATGCATATAATATTCTTTATTGCCATATGATCCAACCAAGGATGAAGTATTTAGGTAAGAAAGTTGATCGCCCTCAAAGTCTTGTGCCGATGAGAAAAGCATTCAATGGCACTTTTATATCGGCTGGAGAGTATGATATGGAAAGTGGTAACAATGCTGTGGCTACAAACCAAACCGATCTTGTTGCTTATGGTCGTTTGTTTTTGGCAAATCCTGATTTGCCTAAAAGATTTGAGCTTAATGCACCACTTAACAAGTACGAGTTTTAA
- the LOC110940492 gene encoding putative 12-oxophytodienoate reductase 11 isoform X2 produces MDQFLKAKTNNRTDQYGGSLENRCRLALEIVDAIVKEIGADKVGIRLSPFSDNSNPNALGLYMARSLNAYNILYCHMIQPRMKYLGKKVDRPQSLVPMRKAFNGTFISAGEYDMESGNNAVATNQTDLVAYGRLFLANPDLPKRFELNAPLNKYEF; encoded by the coding sequence ATGGACCAATTTTTGAAAGCCAAAACAAACAACCGGACAGACCAATACGGTGGCTCTCTAGAAAACCGTTGCAGACTGGCTCTAGAAATAGTAGATGCTATTGTGAAAGAGATAGGAGCAGACAAAGTTGGGATAAGACTTTCACCATTTTCAGATAACTCAAATCCAAATGCCTTAGGCCTTTACATGGCCAGATCTTTGAATGCATATAATATTCTTTATTGCCATATGATCCAACCAAGGATGAAGTATTTAGGTAAGAAAGTTGATCGCCCTCAAAGTCTTGTGCCGATGAGAAAAGCATTCAATGGCACTTTTATATCGGCTGGAGAGTATGATATGGAAAGTGGTAACAATGCTGTGGCTACAAACCAAACCGATCTTGTTGCTTATGGTCGTTTGTTTTTGGCAAATCCTGATTTGCCTAAAAGATTTGAGCTTAATGCACCACTTAACAAGTACGAGTTTTAA
- the LOC110943071 gene encoding uncharacterized protein LOC110943071 → MQLTKDKSAEPQTRASGICLQFGHPTDMCPTLQEDVEQAQALGGYQEQNSRQYEQYQGNQNWGPPNMSYQQRPPQYQRRSPFQGNQQQQSYQSRQQPSAQQQAGSSGMSLEDIVKSLATSTHTFQQETKASIKNLEQQMAQLASSVSKLESQGKLPAQTENNPKHNVSAITLRSGKSYDGPSMQKEEEIVVEKKNQDKTKLQEPVRSEMNFTPIAPFPSRLQSTKKEREEQEIMETFRKVEVNIPLLDAIKQVPRYAKFLKELCTSKKKLKGNETIKVSENISSVLQKRLPPKCKDPGVFTVPCKLGNITVPRAMLDLGASINVLPYSIFKTLNVGLLKRTGVVIQLADQSIVHPKGVLEDILVQVNELVFPADFYVLDMEGDEAPNSSSILLGRPFLKTARTKIDVYSGTLSMEFDGGDVIEPLTNECFELSNHDVQALVSNKNIDEAALKELPEKLKLGEDLMDVTILMDPQKKAKERASKMKSPSIVQKLLPCIEQAPD, encoded by the exons ATGCAACTCACCAAGGATAAGAGTGCTGAGCCACAAACACGAGCTTCTGGAATTTGTCTACAATTTGGACACCCCACTGATATGTGTCCCACACTGCAAGAAGATGTTGAACAAGCACAAGCACTTGGAGGCTACCAGGAGCAAAATTCAAGGCAATATGAACAATATCAAGGCAATCAGAATTGGGGACCTCCTAACATGAGTTATCAGCAAAGGCCCCCACAGTATCAGCGACGCTCGCCCTTCCAAGGTAATCAACAACAACAAAGCTATCAGTCTAGACAACAACCATCCGCACAACAACAAGCGGGAAGCTCAGGAATGTCTTTAGAGGACATTGTGAAAAGTTTGGCAACCAGCACGCATACGTTCCAACAGGAGACTAAAGCTAGCATCAAGAATTTGGAACAACAAATGGCTCAACTTGCTAGCTCGGTGAGTAAATTAGAGTCTCAAGGTAAATTGCCCGCACAAACCGAGAATAACCCAAAGCACAACGTGAGTGCCATTACTTTGAGGAGTGGAAAGAGCTATGACGGTCCGAGTATGCAAAAAGAAGAGGAaattgttgttgagaagaagaaccAGGATAAGACGAAATTACAAGAACCGGTTAGAAGTGAAATGAACTTTACTCCGATAGCTCCATTCCCATCAAGGCTACAAAGCACAAAAAAGGAAAGGGAAGAGCAAGAAATCATGGAGACATTCAGAAAGGTAGAGGTAAATATTCCACTTCTTGATGCCATTAAACAAGTCCCACGGTATGCGAAGTTCCTCAAAGAACTTTGTACGTCAAAGAAGAAGCTTAAAGGTAATGAAACGATCAAGGTTAGTGAAAATATTTCTTCAGTGTTACAAAAGAGACTACCTCCAAAGTGCAAGGATCCAGGTGTTTTCACCGTTCCTTGTAAATTGGGGAATATCACTGTGCCTAGAGCTATGTTGGACCTTGGAGCCTCTATTAACGTCCTACCATACTCGATTTTTAAAACACTTAATGTAGGACTGTTAAAGAGGACCGGGGTAGTCATTCAATTGGCCGATCAATCCATAGTACACCCAAAAGGTGTATTAGAAGATATATTGGTTCAAGTGAATGAATTAGTCTTTCCAGCTGATTTTTATGTGCTAGACATGGAGGGTGATGAAGCCCCAAATTCAAGTTCTATATTATTAGGGAGGCCATTTTTAAAAACCGCAAGGACAAAAATCGATGTTTATAGCGGCACCCTTTCTATGGAATTTGATGGGGGAG ATGTAATTGAACCACTAACTAATGAATGTTTTGAGTTGTCTAACCATGATGTTCAAGCATTAGTGTCAAACAAAAACATTGACGAAGCTGCATTAAAGGAACTTCCTGAAAAGCTTAAGCTTGGGGAGGATCTAATGGATGTCACGATCCTCATGGACCCGCAGAAGAAAGCAAAGGAAAGAGCATCAAAAATGAAATCACCAAGTATTGTCCAAAAGCTTCTTCCATGTATTGAGCAAGCACCAGATTAA